CCGTTGTTTATGAAAACAAGCTCAAACATTTAACCTTAAGCGAACAAAACGCCCTAAAACCCAAAGAAAAGAGTATTCTTATTTTTACCGCCATAAGCCATGCAAAAGCCTTTTTACACTATTTTGAATTTTTAGAAAATTACACCGCTATAAGCATTGGCAACACGACCGCTCTTTATTTGCAAGAGCAAGGCATTCAAAGTTATACCGCCAAAAAGCCCTCCTTAGAAGCGTGTTTAGAACTGGCTTTAAGTTTGAGAATTAAGGAATGTTAAAAACATCTCATTATAATGCTCTCAGTTATTTTTTAAAGGATGATGCATGAATTTTGTCTTTTTATGGGCCGCTTTAGGGGGGGCTATAGGGAGTTCGTTAAGGTATTTTGTGGGCAAAATGATGCCCAGTAAATTTTTAATGTTTGAAAGTTTCCCTTTAGGGACTTTTAGCGTGAATGTCATAGGGTGTTTTGTCATCGGCTTTATGGGGCATTTGGCTGTTAAAAAAGTTTTTGGCGATGATTTTGGGATTTTCTTTGTCACTGGGGTTTTAGGGGGTTTTACGACCTTTTCTTCTTACGGGCTAGACACTTTAAAGCTCTTGCAAAAATCCCAATACATTGAAGCCATTTCCTATGCCTTAGGCACTAACATTTTAGGGCTTATTGGGGTAGCCATTGGTTGGCTTTTGGCTAAAATTTTGTAGGCATTAATTAAAAAACGCTTTCTAGCGTTTCATTAACGCTTTATTAAAGCAGAGCCTTACAATAGCCACAAAGCCATTTCATCGGCCATGAAAAAATCGCTCGCTACCAATCGGTCATTTTTAATGGAAGCCTTGTTTTCTTCAATCAAAAACTTTACTTTATTTTCATCTAAGAAACTAAGCTCAACCCCCAGCACGCACCTCAAGCCTAAAAACAGCTTTTCTAATCGCTTGTCCTGTTCGCTAAGCGTCTCAATTTGGCGTTTTAGGGGGTCTTTGATGTAATTTTCTATGAGTTTTTTCGCATAAAAGCGCTCATTCGCCACGCAGCCTACAGCCCCAGCCCCGCACCCTAAATAATCTTTAGCCCCCCAGTAAGCTAAATTGTGCTTGACTTGGTAATTTCTAGCGTAATTAGACACTTCGTATTGCTTGAAAGAAAAGCCCTCTAAAACCTCTTTTACCACATTGTCAAAATTGGTGCATGAGGGTTTTTTGGCGTTTTTTTCTAAATTCGTGTTTTTTTCAATACTCAAAGCATAAGCGCTCAAGTGGTTGATAGGGAGTTCTTTAGCGAGTTTTAGTTCTTCTTTTAGAGAGTTTTCATTGTCTAATGGGGTGTTATAAATCAAATCAATGCTGATATTTTCAATCCCGCTTTTTAAAATAGTTTCTATCACAGGAGCGATATTTTTGGAATGTTGGCGCTCTAAAAACAATAATTTATCCTCCCTAAAACTTTGCACCCCTAAACTCAAGCGGTTGATCCCTAAATCTTTTAAGCCTTGACACCAAGCTTTAGAAATCAATTCGGGGTTAGCTTCAGTGGTGATCTCACAATCCATGCTCAAGCTTGCATTTTGATGGATGCTTTCAAAAATCCTTTCAAAAGACTTCACGCTTAAAGTGTTAGGCGTGCCGCCGCCAATAAAAACGCTCTCAATGGGTTCATCAGTTTGGCTTAAGGCATGCTTTAAATCCAGGCATAGCGCTTGAGTGTATTCTTCTTTTAGCCCATGCTTATCTTCATAGGAATTGAAAGCGCAATAACCGCATTTATTTTCACAAAAGGGGATATGAATGTATAAAATCATATTTATTTCTCTCATTTTCATTTCATTTTAAGCGAAACTTAAACTTGTAATTGTATCATTTTAAGATTATTTTGATAAGCATGAGGAGACAAACTATGAAAAAGGTTATTATGGCTTTAGGCGTTTTAGCGTTCGCAAACGCTTTAATGGCAACAGATGTTAAGGCTCTTGCAAAAACTTGTGCCGCTTGCCATGGGGTTAAGTTTGAAAAGAAAGCTTTAGGCAAAAGCAAAATCGTTAATATGATGAGTGAAGCAGAAATTGAAAAAGATCTTATGGATTTTAAAAGCGGTGCCAACAAGAATCCTGTCATGACCGCACAAGCTAAAAAATTGAGCGATGAAGATATCAAAGCTTTAGCCAAATACATCCCCACTCTCAAATAAACCCTTTTAGTTTTAATAGCACTGTTTGGGTGCTATTAAAATGAGTTTCAAGCCCTTTTTTTTAATTTTTGATTTTAATGGCGTTCTTAACCCTACTTAAAGCCAGCATGCACTATAATACGATCTTAATCAAACAAGAAAGAGCTAAAATAAAGACCTATGCTACATAAGAAATATCGTCCTAATGTTGCGGCCATTATCATGTCGCCAAATTACCCTAACACATGCGAAATTTTTATCGCTGAGCGCATAGATATTGAGGGGGCGTGGCAATTCCCCCAAGGGGGCATTGATGAGGGCGAAACCCCTTTAGAAGCACTCCATAGAGAATTATTAGAAGAAATTGGCACGAATGAAATAGAGATTTTAGCGCAATACCCTAGATGGATCGCCTATGATTTCCCAAGCAATATGGAGCATAAATTCTATTCGTTTGACGGGCAAAAGCAACGCTATTTTTTAGTGCGCCTAAAGCATGCCAACAACATTGATTTGAACAAACACACGCCAGAATTTAGAGCCTATCAATTCATTCACCTTAAGGATTTGCTTAAAAAAATCGTTCCCTTTAAACGTCAAGTGTATCGCCAAGTCATTGCTTATTTCAAAAGAGAGGGGTATTTAGGGTGTTAATCGTTCAAAAATACGGTGGCACGAGCATGGGTAGCGTGGAAAGGATCCACAATGTCGCTCAAAGGGTTTTAGAAAGCGTTAAATTAGGGCATCAGGTGGTGGTGGTGGTTTCGGCGATGAGCGGCGAAACCGATAGGCTTTTAGAATTTGGCAAGAATTTTAGCCATAACCCTAACAAGCGAGAAATGGATAGGATTGTAAGCACGGGGGAATTGATTTCAAGCGCGGCTTTGAGCATGGCGTTAGAAAGGTATGGGCATAGAGCCATTTCATTGAGCGGGAAAGAAGCAGGCATTTTAACCAGCTCGCATTTTCAAAACGCCGTGATCCAATCCATTGACACCAAACGCATCGCAGAGCTTTTAGAAAAAAACTACATTGTGGTGATCGCTGGGTTTCAAGGCGCTGATATTCAAGGCGAAACAACGACTTTAGGGCGTGGGGGGAGCGATTTGAGCGCGGTCGCTTTAGCCGGGGCTTTAAAAGCGCATTTGTGCGAAATTTATACGGATGTGGATGGCATTTATACCACTGATCCGCGCATTGAAGAAAAGGCTCAAAAAATCACGCAAATCAGCTATGATGAAATGCTTGAACTGGCTTCTATGGGGGCTAAAGTTTTATTAAACCGCTCGGTAGAATTGGCCAAAAAACTCAGCGTGAAGTTAGTGACTCGCAATTCGTTTAACCATAGTGAAGGCACGCTCATTGTGGCTGAAAAAGACTTTAAAGGAGAACGCATGGAAACCCCTATAGTGAGTGGGATCGCATTGGATAAAAATCAGGCTCGTGTGAGCATGGAGGGCGTAGAAGACAGGCCAGGCATTGCCGCTGAAATCTTTGGCGCTTTAGCGGAGTATCGTATTAATGTGGATATGATCGTCCAAACGATCGGCAGAGACGGGAAAACCGATTTGGATTTTACGATCGTTAAAACCCAAATAGAAGAAACCAAGCAAGCCTTAAAGCCTTTTTTAGCGCAAATGGATTCCATTGATTATGATGAAAATATCGCTAAAGTTTCCATAGTGGGCGTGGGCATGAAGTCGCATTCTGGGGTAGCAAGTATCGCTTTTAAAGCCCTAGCCAAAGACAATATCAATATCATGATGATTTCTACAAGCGAGATTAAAATTTCGGTTTTGATTGATATTAAATACGCTGAATTAGCCGTTAGAACTTTGCATGCGGTGTATCAACTGGATCAATGAAAAATTTCTACGACTGGATTAAGGAATTTGTGCGCGATCAAGGGGAATTTATCGCCCAACAAAGCGGGTGGTTGGAATTGGAGCGATCCAGTTATGCCAAACTTATTGCGCAAACCATCTCGCATGTGCTTAATGGCGGATCGCTGTTAGTGAGCGCTGATTCTTCTAGGCATTGGTTTTTAAATTACATTCTTTCTAACCTAAACCCCAAAGATTTAAAAGAGCGCCCCTTATTGTCAGTCATTGATTTTAACGCTTCTTCTTTCTACCCCAAAAACGACGCAAATCTCTCTCTAGCCACCATAGAGATGACTTATCAAAACCCCATGTTTTGGCATGTTGGGAGGGTTGAAAATGAAGGCTTGAAAACGATACTACTGAGTAAAATCCCTAGTTTTTTATGGCTTTTTGAAGAGCTTAAAGAAGATTGCTTGCTTTTAAAAGAGCATGACATCTTATTGGATTATAAATTATTGCAACTCTTCAAACTCTTTGAAAACGCGCTTTTTAGCACGCTATACAATAAGATCACTCTGTGAAAAACTTCAACCGCCTTATTTATACGGACAATCTTGAAGAGAGCCTAGAAGAGGTTGCAAGTCTTTTCAGGTGCCACATTAAATTCTACACCGAGATCATTGAAAAAGACAAAAAGGTGATCAAAACTTTTAACAAGGATTTTAAAATAGAGCATGCCAAAGAAGTTATTTCAAAAGCTCATTTAAAACACAGCGAACCAAACGCCTTTTTAATCGCTGCGCCCAGCTATGGCATAGAAGCCCAAAACGCGCTTTTAAAAATTTTAGAAGAACCCCCAAATAATGTTTGTTTTATCATGTTTGCTAAAAGCCCAAACCATGTTTTAGCCACCATTAAATCCCGCTTGATCAAAGAAGACAAACGCCAAAAAATCCCCCTAAAACCTTTGGATTTGGATTTATCTAGGTTGGATTTGAAAGACATTTATGCGTTTTTAAAAAATTTAGACAAAGAAAATTTTGATTCCAGAGAAAATCAGAGAGAAAGGATTGAAAGCCTGTTAGAGAGTATTCACAGACACCAAATCTATTTGAGCGAGCAAGAATTGCAAGCCTTTGACTTAGCGATCAAGGCTAACAGCTCTTATTACAAGCTCAGCTATAATCTTTTACCCCTGCTTTTAAGCCTTTTATCCAAAAAGAAAACGCCATGATTGTAAAACGCCTTAACCCTGATGCGCTCAAAAACGCTTTACAAAAAATAGGTCCAGAAAAGATCGCGCAAGATCGCATGCGCCAAAAAGGCGTTAGCTTTGTTTTTGAAATCCAACACCTGCCCTTAAGCGCTGCGCTCATTTTAAAGCAAGAGGCCATAAGCGTTGGGGGCGATTTTGCCACGCCAAGAGATTGTATTTTAGCCAAAGAGCCTTTTTATGATGGGGTGCTGATTGCGAGCGCTAAGCAATTAGAACGCCTTATTGTGAAGTGCCATTCCCAACCCTTTGGGCTTAAACATTTAGTGCAAGAATTAAAAAGCCATCTCAAAGCCCCTAAGCCTAACGCCCCACAGATCATGGCAATCTTGAATCTCACGCCGGATAGTTTCTATGAAAAGAGCCGTTTTGATAGCAAAAAAGCACTTGAAGAAATCTATCAATTACTAGAAAAGGGTATCACGCTCATTGATATAGGCGCAGCTAGTTCAAGACCGCAGAGTGAAATCATTGATCCAAAAACAGAGCAGGATCGCTTAAAAGAAATTTTATTAGAAATCAAATCCCAAAAACTCTACCAATGCGCCCATTTTAGCATAGACACCTACCATGCTAAAACCGCCCAAATGGCTTTGGAGCATTGTTTTTCCATCCTTAATGATGTGAGCGGTTTTAATAGTATTGAAATGCTAGAAGTCGCAAGAGATTACCAGCCCACTTGCATTTTAATGCACGCTCAAAAAACCCCCAAAGACATGCAAGAAAATGTTTTTTACCACAATTTGTTTGATGAAATGGATCGCTTCTTTAAGGAAAAATTAGAGGTTTTAGAAAAATATGCGTTACAAGATATTATTTTAGATATTGGGTTTGGATTCGCTAAATTAAAAGAGCATAATTTAGCCTTAATCAAGCATTTAAGCCACTTTCTTAAGTTCAAAAAACCCCTATTGGTGGGAGCGAGTCGTAAAAACACGATCGGGCTTATCACCGGGCGTGAAGTTCAAAACCGGCTCGCTGGCACTTTGAGTTTGCATTTAATGGCGCTGCAAAATGGAGCGAGTATTTTAAGAGTGCATGATATTGATGAACATATAGATTTAATCAAAGTGTTTAAGAGTCTGGAAGAAACGGATTGAACCCAAATTTGAGTTTTGATCCCGCTGGGCGTTGGTTATCATCAAAACGCTCAAAAGCGTTTTTAATGATCAATCCTTGATTAATCTTTAAAGGATCACATCCATCGTTGAAGGGTTGTTGTAAGCGTTTTGGTAGCGTTGCAAAAAAGCGTTATGGTTGGTAGCGTTAAAGGTTTGTAGGGCTTTTTTGTGCAAGCCATTTACCGGTTGTTTGGGGGCGTTTTCCACTTCTTTAGAGAATTTCCCATTATAAAAATCCGTCAAACTATAGAGCGACTGAGCGGCAAGGCGTTTTTGGCTCTCATCCATTCCGGCCGTGGCCCTTAAAAAAGCCTCATACTCTCTATCGCTCATCAATTCTAAAACCAAAAAGCCGTAAGTCTCTCGCTTGTCAGGGTTAAAGGGGAGGTTTTCTGTTGGAGCGTCCTTTTTTTCTCGCTCTACTTTTTCTGTGCTTTCAATAGGAGCTAGGTCTTCTTTAGGAGCGCTTTTAGCGTTTAAAAGCCCGTAGAGGTTAGAATCAAACTGATTGATAGAAGAAACAGCCATGTGAATTTCCTGAAATTGAATTTTACGCTGATATTAAGCAAAATCCATTCCCTAATGAGACTAAAAAAATTTAAAAAGCTTAAAAGAGTTTTCTAATAGTGGCATTCAAACCCTTTAAAAAGGGTCTAGGAGTTTATTTTCAAAAAGGATTCGTGTTTTTATGTTTTCATATTTCTATAAGGAGTTTGAAATGCTGAAGCTTCTAGAATGATTCTAGACAAAACAAAAGGTAAAACTCCTAGAACATTGTTATAACATGATTTTACCAATCAATGCAACTTTTATACTTTTAGAGCTTAAAAACTTTAAGTCTTAATTAGAGATTTTAGGTTAAACTACCCTAAAAATCTTTAATCTATGAGCAAAAAGCATGCGTAATACCATTTTATTTGGCGTTTCAATGATACTCTTGGCGAATTTATGCTTTGGAATCATGAGCGCGTTTGTTAAAATCACAGCGGATTATTTTTCCCCTATGGAAAATGTGTTTTACCGCTCCATTACCATGACGCTTTTACTCTTGCTTATTTATCCTTTCAAACCCTACCGCTTGAAGAGTTACAAACAAGGCGGTTTTAAAAAGCTCGCTTTTAGGGTCGTTGTGGGGGGTTTAGCCATGCTAGCGTTTTTTTATAATATTGAAAAAATTTCGCTCGCTACAGCAACGGCTTTTTCGCAATGCGCGCCGATTTATACGGTGCTTCTTTCCCCTTTTCTTTTGAAAGAAAAGCTCAAAAGAAGCGCGTTAATTTCTGCATGCATCGGGCTAGTGGGGGTGGTGTTGATTTCAGATCCTAGCGTGGAAAATGTGGGGCCGGTTGAAATTATTATGGGCTTATTGAGCGGGATCTTTGTGTCTTTAGCGTATATCACTTTAAGGGATTTGAGGGAATATTATGACAAACAAGCCGTGATTTTAGCGTTCGCCTTTGGCATGAGCCTTCTTGGGTTAGCGGGCATGTTCATTGATATTCCTTTTTTATCCACAGGCATTCATATCCCTAGAAAAGAAGACATTTTGTGGATTTCTTTAATAGGGATTAGCGGGACTTTAGGGCAGTATTTCTTAACTTATGCTTACATGAACGCTCCTGCTGGAATCATTGCCCCGATTGAATACACCCGCATTGTTTGGGGGCTGTTGTTTGGGCTGTATTTGGGCGATACATTTTTGGATCTTAAAAGCTCTTTGGGGGTGGCTTTGATTTTATGTTCAGGCTTACTCATTGCCTTGCCCGCTCTTTTAAAAGAATTAAAAAAAATTTAAGTCATGCAACTAAGCCCCTTACAAAGCGCTCTGTTATATTTTAGCTACTTTATTTATCCAGAGAAAAAAACAAGAATCTTTGATTTAAGCGATTTAGTCTTTATCGTCATGGTTTTTTTAGTCCTGGCTTTGGGGCTGTTGATGAGTAAAGAAATTTCTATCAGCTACAATGAAGCGAAGGATTTTTTTTATAGCAGCGCATGGTTTGTTCAAATCGCTCAAAAAAGCACCGCCATTTTAGGTCAAAACGATTTGGCTTTGAGATTGCCTTTTTTGATCGCTCATCTCATTAACATGTTTTTATTTTATTTAATAGGGCGAAAGATTTTAAAAAAGCCTAAAGACGCTCTCTATGTGGTATTGACTTACGCTTTATTGCCTGGAGTGAATCTCTTTGCGATTTTATTGGCTAAAAGCGTGTTGGTGTTAAGCCTTGGGCTTTTGATTAGCTATTTATATATCAAAACCCAAAAAATCCCTTATTTAACCCTTAGCGCTTGCGCGTTTTTAGACGGCACGTTCATCCCGCTTTTACTAGGGGTTTTTGCCTACGCTTTAAGAAAACGCTATTTTAAGAGCGCGATCTTTATTTTGGTGGTTTTAATTGTGAATACCGCTCTTTTTAGCGGGAGTTTCAATAAGGGCTTGCCTAGTGGGTATTTTATAGACACATGTTTAGAACTCATGCTTTTATATTCGCCCTTATTGTTCCTCTACTACCCTTATACGCTCTATAAAGCCCTTTTGGATAAAAAGCCATCGTTACTGGCCTTTATGAGCGCAAGCGGTTGGCTTTTCCCTTTGCTTTTGAGCATGCGCCAAGAGATAGATTTAAGAACTTTCGCCCCCTTAGCGTTAATCGGTTTGCCTTTGTTTGTTAAAAGCGTTTTGAATAGCCTTAGGGTGCGTTTAAAGGAATTTAGGGGTCAGTATTATTTGCGCGTTTTCAGTTTGTATCTTTTAATGCTCACTGAAACGCTTTTTTTATGGGGGAGTAAAATTTCTGGCGCTAATGAAAAATTATTAAACCGGCATTTCTTAGCCAAAGAAGTCGCTACAGCCTTGCAATTAAGGGGCATCCATCAAATCCGCACTAACGATAAACAGCTCGCTTTAAGGCTTCAATTTTATGGTATTAAAGAGGGGGGGAGGTTAAGACTGATTAACACTAAGATTTCTAAAAAACGCCCTGATATTACAATTATCTACGCTGATAAAATTCTACAATCTTATAGTTTGGTGCGCCATTAAATTAATTCTTTAAAAAGCGTTTTATCTAAAAAACGATAAAATACACTCTAAAAATAAATAAAATATGCGAGAAAAATCATGAGACTCAAACTAACCCATATAAACCATATAAGCCATAAGATTGCCAACGACTTTATCCATTCAAAATTATTAGAATTAAAAGCCCCTAGAGAATTGTTGTGCGAATTGATAGAGGGGATTTTGGAAAAAAGCGTTAAAAAAGAAAACGCCATAGATGAGCAAGCCAGAGAGCTTTTAGAAGAAAACACCGATGAGATAGAATTCATGCGGATGGATGAAAGACAGCTTTTTTGGATGATTAAAAGACAGATCGCTCAAAAAGAGGGCTTCCATTTGTTTTGGGAAGAAAGGTGTAACGATTTATCACACCAGATTTTGAATAAAATCTTAGATGAAGATTTGATCATGTTTAGCGTGTCTGAAAATTTGATAAGGAATTTGATTTACAAATCTATTGACACCTATTCTAAAGCGTATGAAAGCATTGAAAATGAAGTGCATGAAAAAATCAAGCATTATAAACGCAAATTACCCGTAGGGAGCGATGAATACGAGTTGGTGTTTGAAAGGCTCTATGAAGAAGAATTAAGACGCAAGGGCTTCTTATAATGGTCTCTCTCTATTTAGAAAACGGGCTTTTTTTACAAGCGCAGAGTTTTGGGGCTAGCGGCACACAAGTGGGCGAGCTTGTTTTTAACACTTCTATGAGCGGCTATCAAGAAGTCATTAGCGACCCTAGCTATAAAGGGCAATTTGTGGTTTTTAGCATGCCTGAAATTGGGGTTGTGGGCGCTAATTCTAAAGATGATGAATCCTTTTTTTCATGCGCAGGGGTTTTAGCGCGCCATTACAACGAATTTTTTTCTAATTCAAGGGCGGATTTTAGCTTGAGCGTTTATTTAAAAAAGCGCGGTGTTTTAGGGATTTGCGGGGTTAATACCAGGAGTTTGATTAAAACCTTACGCCATCATGGGTGCTTGATGATGGTCGCTTCCACGATCGAGCATGACAAAAACAAGCTTGAAAAAATTTTAAAAAACGCCCCTAGAATTTCTCACTCCCCCTTAGTGTCTAGCGTTTCTACGCAAAAAATCACCACGCACCAGCGCGCGGCTTTTGATTTCAAAACCCTAGATTACAAGCCTTTTGATGAAAAAACCTCTCATAAAATTATTGCGGTGCTAGACTTTGGGGCTAAGGGCAATATTTTAAACGAGCTTCAAAATGTGGGGTTAAAAGCCCTTATTTACCCGCACCACACTAAAGCGAACGAGCTGATTGAGGCCTATGAAAAAAAAGAAATTAGCGGGATTTTTCTCTCTAACGGGCCAGGCGATCCTTTGAGTTTGCAACAAGAAATTGAAGAAATCAAACAACTCATTAACGCTAAAATCCCCATGTTTGGCATTTGCTTAGGGCATCAATTGCTCTCTATCGCGCAAGGCTACCCTACTTACAAGCTCAAATTTGGCCATCATGGGAGCAACCACCCCGTTAAAAACCTAAAAACAAACGCCGTTGAAATCACCGCGCAAAACCACAACTATTGCGTCCCTGAAGAAATTGAAGAAATCGCTATTATCACGCACCGCAATCTTTTTGACAACACCATTGAGGGCGTGCGTTATAAAAATGCTCCCATTATTTCTGTCCAGCACCACCCAGAAAGCAGCCCCGGCCCCAAAGAGAGCCGCTATATTTTTAAGGAATTTGTGGAATTGTTAAAGGGTTTTTAGGGGTTTTTTAAAACAGCACCTATAGAAGTTGAAAAAGCGCTTTAAAAATAGATTTAAATCTTTTTATCAAAAAATCTCGCATTTACTCTAAATTAGTTTTCTTGCAATAGTATTCTCTCGCAATAACTATTATTGTTATTGCGATAAAACTTTTAGAAGGAGTTATTATGGGAAGTATCGGTAGTATGGGCAAACCTATTGAAGGGTTTTTAGTGGCAGCCATTCAGTTTCCTGTGCCAATTGTCAATAGCCGTAAGGATATTGATCACAATATTGAAAGCATTATTAGAACCTTGCATGCGACTAAAGCGGGGTATCCGGGAGTGGAACTTATCATTTTCCCTGAATATAGCACGCAAGGTTTGAATACCGCTAAGTGGCTCAGTGAAGAGTTTTTATTAGATGTCCCGGGTAAAGAGACAGAAGCTTACGCTCAAGCGTGTAAAGAGGCGAAAGTTTATGGTGTTTTTTCAATCATGGAACGCAATCCTGATTCTAACAAAAACCCCTACAACACCGCTATTATCATTGATCCGCAAGGTAAAATCATTTTAAAATACCGCAAGCTATTCCCATGGAATCCCATTGAACCATGGTATCCTGGGGATTTAGGAATGCCTGTGTGCGAGGGGCCGGGCGGATCAAAATTAGCCGTGTGCATTTGCCATGACGGCATGATTCCAGAGCTCGCTAGAGAAGCGGCCTATAAAGGGTGCAATGTGTATATCCGCATTTCAGGCTATAGCACTCAAGTCAATGATCAATGGATTTTGACCAACCGCTCCAACGCATGGCACAATTTGATGTATACCGTGAGCGTGAATTTAGCCGGCTATGATAATGTCTTTTACTACTTTGGCGAAGGGCAAATCTGTAACTTTGATGGCACGACTCTTGTTCAAGGGCACCGCAACCCTTGGGAGATTGTAACCGGGGAAATCTACCCTAAAATGGCAGACAACGCCCGCT
The window above is part of the Helicobacter pylori genome. Proteins encoded here:
- the hemW gene encoding radical SAM family heme chaperone HemW, which produces MILYIHIPFCENKCGYCAFNSYEDKHGLKEEYTQALCLDLKHALSQTDEPIESVFIGGGTPNTLSVKSFERIFESIHQNASLSMDCEITTEANPELISKAWCQGLKDLGINRLSLGVQSFREDKLLFLERQHSKNIAPVIETILKSGIENISIDLIYNTPLDNENSLKEELKLAKELPINHLSAYALSIEKNTNLEKNAKKPSCTNFDNVVKEVLEGFSFKQYEVSNYARNYQVKHNLAYWGAKDYLGCGAGAVGCVANERFYAKKLIENYIKDPLKRQIETLSEQDKRLEKLFLGLRCVLGVELSFLDENKVKFLIEENKASIKNDRLVASDFFMADEMALWLL
- a CDS encoding c-type cytochrome; this translates as MKKVIMALGVLAFANALMATDVKALAKTCAACHGVKFEKKALGKSKIVNMMSEAEIEKDLMDFKSGANKNPVMTAQAKKLSDEDIKALAKYIPTLK
- a CDS encoding RNA pyrophosphohydrolase, whose amino-acid sequence is MLHKKYRPNVAAIIMSPNYPNTCEIFIAERIDIEGAWQFPQGGIDEGETPLEALHRELLEEIGTNEIEILAQYPRWIAYDFPSNMEHKFYSFDGQKQRYFLVRLKHANNIDLNKHTPEFRAYQFIHLKDLLKKIVPFKRQVYRQVIAYFKREGYLGC
- a CDS encoding aspartate kinase, with product MLIVQKYGGTSMGSVERIHNVAQRVLESVKLGHQVVVVVSAMSGETDRLLEFGKNFSHNPNKREMDRIVSTGELISSAALSMALERYGHRAISLSGKEAGILTSSHFQNAVIQSIDTKRIAELLEKNYIVVIAGFQGADIQGETTTLGRGGSDLSAVALAGALKAHLCEIYTDVDGIYTTDPRIEEKAQKITQISYDEMLELASMGAKVLLNRSVELAKKLSVKLVTRNSFNHSEGTLIVAEKDFKGERMETPIVSGIALDKNQARVSMEGVEDRPGIAAEIFGALAEYRINVDMIVQTIGRDGKTDLDFTIVKTQIEETKQALKPFLAQMDSIDYDENIAKVSIVGVGMKSHSGVASIAFKALAKDNINIMMISTSEIKISVLIDIKYAELAVRTLHAVYQLDQ
- a CDS encoding HobA family DNA replication regulator, encoding MKNFYDWIKEFVRDQGEFIAQQSGWLELERSSYAKLIAQTISHVLNGGSLLVSADSSRHWFLNYILSNLNPKDLKERPLLSVIDFNASSFYPKNDANLSLATIEMTYQNPMFWHVGRVENEGLKTILLSKIPSFLWLFEELKEDCLLLKEHDILLDYKLLQLFKLFENALFSTLYNKITL
- a CDS encoding DNA polymerase III subunit delta', whose product is MKNFNRLIYTDNLEESLEEVASLFRCHIKFYTEIIEKDKKVIKTFNKDFKIEHAKEVISKAHLKHSEPNAFLIAAPSYGIEAQNALLKILEEPPNNVCFIMFAKSPNHVLATIKSRLIKEDKRQKIPLKPLDLDLSRLDLKDIYAFLKNLDKENFDSRENQRERIESLLESIHRHQIYLSEQELQAFDLAIKANSSYYKLSYNLLPLLLSLLSKKKTP
- the folP gene encoding dihydropteroate synthase; translation: MIVKRLNPDALKNALQKIGPEKIAQDRMRQKGVSFVFEIQHLPLSAALILKQEAISVGGDFATPRDCILAKEPFYDGVLIASAKQLERLIVKCHSQPFGLKHLVQELKSHLKAPKPNAPQIMAILNLTPDSFYEKSRFDSKKALEEIYQLLEKGITLIDIGAASSRPQSEIIDPKTEQDRLKEILLEIKSQKLYQCAHFSIDTYHAKTAQMALEHCFSILNDVSGFNSIEMLEVARDYQPTCILMHAQKTPKDMQENVFYHNLFDEMDRFFKEKLEVLEKYALQDIILDIGFGFAKLKEHNLALIKHLSHFLKFKKPLLVGASRKNTIGLITGREVQNRLAGTLSLHLMALQNGASILRVHDIDEHIDLIKVFKSLEETD
- a CDS encoding DMT family transporter, which translates into the protein MRNTILFGVSMILLANLCFGIMSAFVKITADYFSPMENVFYRSITMTLLLLLIYPFKPYRLKSYKQGGFKKLAFRVVVGGLAMLAFFYNIEKISLATATAFSQCAPIYTVLLSPFLLKEKLKRSALISACIGLVGVVLISDPSVENVGPVEIIMGLLSGIFVSLAYITLRDLREYYDKQAVILAFAFGMSLLGLAGMFIDIPFLSTGIHIPRKEDILWISLIGISGTLGQYFLTYAYMNAPAGIIAPIEYTRIVWGLLFGLYLGDTFLDLKSSLGVALILCSGLLIALPALLKELKKI
- a CDS encoding glycosyltransferase family 39 protein, which encodes MQLSPLQSALLYFSYFIYPEKKTRIFDLSDLVFIVMVFLVLALGLLMSKEISISYNEAKDFFYSSAWFVQIAQKSTAILGQNDLALRLPFLIAHLINMFLFYLIGRKILKKPKDALYVVLTYALLPGVNLFAILLAKSVLVLSLGLLISYLYIKTQKIPYLTLSACAFLDGTFIPLLLGVFAYALRKRYFKSAIFILVVLIVNTALFSGSFNKGLPSGYFIDTCLELMLLYSPLLFLYYPYTLYKALLDKKPSLLAFMSASGWLFPLLLSMRQEIDLRTFAPLALIGLPLFVKSVLNSLRVRLKEFRGQYYLRVFSLYLLMLTETLFLWGSKISGANEKLLNRHFLAKEVATALQLRGIHQIRTNDKQLALRLQFYGIKEGGRLRLINTKISKKRPDITIIYADKILQSYSLVRH
- a CDS encoding DUF507 family protein — translated: MRLKLTHINHISHKIANDFIHSKLLELKAPRELLCELIEGILEKSVKKENAIDEQARELLEENTDEIEFMRMDERQLFWMIKRQIAQKEGFHLFWEERCNDLSHQILNKILDEDLIMFSVSENLIRNLIYKSIDTYSKAYESIENEVHEKIKHYKRKLPVGSDEYELVFERLYEEELRRKGFL
- the carA gene encoding glutamine-hydrolyzing carbamoyl-phosphate synthase small subunit; amino-acid sequence: MVSLYLENGLFLQAQSFGASGTQVGELVFNTSMSGYQEVISDPSYKGQFVVFSMPEIGVVGANSKDDESFFSCAGVLARHYNEFFSNSRADFSLSVYLKKRGVLGICGVNTRSLIKTLRHHGCLMMVASTIEHDKNKLEKILKNAPRISHSPLVSSVSTQKITTHQRAAFDFKTLDYKPFDEKTSHKIIAVLDFGAKGNILNELQNVGLKALIYPHHTKANELIEAYEKKEISGIFLSNGPGDPLSLQQEIEEIKQLINAKIPMFGICLGHQLLSIAQGYPTYKLKFGHHGSNHPVKNLKTNAVEITAQNHNYCVPEEIEEIAIITHRNLFDNTIEGVRYKNAPIISVQHHPESSPGPKESRYIFKEFVELLKGF